One window of Paenibacillus albicereus genomic DNA carries:
- a CDS encoding cobalamin B12-binding domain-containing protein codes for MSLDVSAVGKAILDQEDRLAENITRLQYERQPELQEKFGEIGWIKTKQDTIYTLKYLAESIHLESPLLFSNYMTWLRVLLQQYEVSTEDLYINILCFQEALRAELEPDQYVMVCQHLDAALRQLSTEAEQQGSHLDESGMAAEATAYTELLLEGRRAEASRLVMDLVDSGTPLQSIYLHIFQQSQYEIGRLWQTGRITVAQEHYCSAATQLVMSQLFPYLFNHSRKGMKLVSACVGGELHEIGLRMVTDIFEMNGWDTYYVGANVPARSLLRLLKDYKADVLALSCTMTYHVSLVKEMIAAVRQDPDLGGIVILVGGYPFNTDPKLWRAVGADGYGRDAEESVRVATELAGRKGR; via the coding sequence ATGTCCCTGGACGTTTCCGCCGTAGGCAAGGCGATCCTGGATCAAGAGGACCGCCTGGCCGAGAACATCACCCGTCTGCAGTACGAGCGCCAGCCCGAGCTTCAGGAGAAGTTCGGCGAGATCGGCTGGATCAAGACGAAGCAGGACACGATCTACACGCTCAAATATTTAGCCGAGAGCATCCATCTGGAAAGCCCGCTGCTGTTCTCGAACTATATGACCTGGCTGCGCGTGCTGCTGCAGCAATATGAGGTCTCGACGGAAGACTTGTACATCAACATCCTCTGCTTCCAAGAGGCGCTTCGCGCCGAGCTGGAGCCGGACCAGTACGTGATGGTATGCCAGCACCTGGATGCGGCGCTCCGTCAGCTCAGCACGGAGGCGGAGCAGCAAGGATCGCATCTGGACGAAAGCGGCATGGCCGCCGAGGCCACCGCCTATACCGAGCTGCTGCTGGAAGGCCGGCGGGCCGAAGCGAGCCGCCTCGTCATGGACCTGGTCGACTCCGGCACGCCGCTGCAATCGATCTACCTGCATATTTTCCAGCAATCGCAATACGAAATCGGCCGTCTGTGGCAGACGGGCCGCATCACGGTCGCGCAAGAGCATTATTGCAGCGCGGCTACGCAGCTGGTCATGTCCCAGCTGTTCCCGTACCTGTTCAACCATTCCCGCAAGGGCATGAAGCTCGTCTCGGCCTGCGTCGGCGGCGAGCTGCACGAGATCGGCCTGCGCATGGTGACGGACATCTTCGAGATGAACGGCTGGGATACCTACTACGTCGGGGCCAATGTGCCGGCGCGCTCGCTTCTGCGCCTGCTCAAGGACTACAAGGCCGACGTTCTGGCTCTGTCCTGCACGATGACGTACCACGTCAGCCTGGTCAAGGAGATGATCGCCGCCGTCCGCCAAGATCCGGACCTCGGCGGCATCGTCATCCTGGTCGGGGGCTACCCGTTCAACACGGACCCTAAGCTGTGGCGCGCCGTCGGCGCGGACGGATATGGCCGCGACGCCGAGGAATCCGTGCGCGTCGCGACGGAGCTGGCCGGCCGAAAGGGGCGATGA
- the cls gene encoding cardiolipin synthase, whose translation MIYFQQAYSIFYVLNILLAIAVIFLERRNIASTWAWLMVLYFLPGIGFVLYLLLGQNLSRRKIYKFKLSQLKNARQRLKTQQRIVEKGLYSFNDPLMTYYQDMVYMNLVSSDALFTQDNEVEVFTDGERKFDSLIRDIEAATHHIHLMYYIIRADKLGKRVLHTLCRKAEEGVEVRLIYDDIGSIRLNKKYLRMLLKAGGQVGAFFPSKIFFINPRLNYRNHRKIVVIDGKIGYVGGFNIGDEYVGKVKRFGFWRDTHLRIQGGAVAQLQGRFLLDWSLASTQPFLTDSRYYPAPDSGGSVGMQIISSGPDSEWQHIKNGYIKMINSAKMSILLQTPYFVPDDSLLNALKMAALSGVDVKVMLPSKPDHFFVYWASHSYFGELLSAGVKCYLYENGFLHAKTLVVDGNIASVGTANIDIRSFKLNFEVNAFIYDSATATRLQRIFHDDLLHCRELSLEDYDSRSLWNKFKESVSRLLSPIL comes from the coding sequence TTGATCTACTTCCAGCAGGCCTATTCCATTTTTTATGTGCTCAATATCCTCCTCGCCATCGCCGTCATCTTCCTCGAGCGGCGCAACATCGCCTCGACATGGGCGTGGCTGATGGTTCTTTATTTCCTGCCCGGCATCGGCTTCGTGCTCTACCTGCTGCTCGGGCAGAACCTCAGCCGCCGCAAGATCTACAAGTTCAAGCTGAGCCAGCTCAAAAACGCGCGCCAGCGGCTGAAGACGCAGCAGCGCATCGTGGAGAAGGGCTTGTATTCGTTCAACGATCCGCTCATGACGTATTACCAGGATATGGTTTACATGAATCTGGTGTCGAGCGACGCGCTGTTCACCCAGGACAACGAGGTGGAGGTGTTCACCGACGGCGAGCGCAAGTTCGACTCGCTGATCCGCGACATCGAGGCGGCGACGCACCACATCCATCTGATGTACTACATCATCCGCGCGGACAAGCTCGGCAAGCGCGTGCTGCACACGCTTTGCCGCAAGGCGGAGGAGGGCGTCGAGGTGAGGCTCATCTACGACGACATCGGCAGCATCCGGCTGAACAAGAAGTATTTGCGCATGCTGCTGAAGGCCGGCGGACAAGTGGGCGCCTTCTTCCCGTCGAAAATCTTTTTCATCAATCCTCGGCTCAATTACCGCAACCATCGCAAGATCGTCGTCATCGACGGCAAGATCGGCTATGTGGGCGGATTCAACATCGGCGACGAGTACGTCGGCAAGGTGAAGCGCTTCGGCTTTTGGCGCGATACGCATCTGCGCATCCAGGGCGGGGCCGTGGCGCAGCTGCAGGGCCGGTTCCTGCTCGACTGGAGCCTCGCTTCGACGCAGCCCTTCCTGACCGACAGCCGCTACTACCCCGCGCCGGACTCCGGCGGCAGCGTCGGCATGCAGATCATCTCCAGCGGGCCCGACTCCGAGTGGCAGCACATCAAGAACGGCTACATCAAGATGATCAACTCGGCCAAGATGTCGATCCTGCTGCAGACGCCTTACTTCGTGCCGGACGACAGCCTGCTGAACGCGCTCAAGATGGCCGCCTTGTCCGGAGTCGACGTCAAGGTGATGCTGCCGAGCAAGCCCGACCACTTTTTCGTCTACTGGGCGTCGCACTCGTACTTCGGCGAGCTGCTCTCGGCAGGCGTGAAGTGCTACCTGTACGAAAACGGCTTCCTGCACGCCAAGACGCTCGTCGTCGACGGCAACATCGCCTCCGTCGGCACGGCGAACATCGACATCCGCAGCTTCAAGCTGAATTTCGAGGTCAACGCGTTCATCTACGACTCCGCGACCGCGACGAGGCTGCAGCGGATCTTTCACGACGACCTGCTCCATTGCCGGGAGCTGTCGCTCGAGGATTACGATTCCCGCTCCCTCTGGAACAAGTTCAAGGAATCGGTCAGCCGGCTGCTGTCTCCGATCCTCTAA
- the rpiA gene encoding ribose 5-phosphate isomerase A, protein MNFKQAAGIQAAEAVASGMKVGLGTGSTVYYTILELGRRMKEEGLRFTGVPTSEATEKLALELGIPLAELSELEPLDVTIDGADEVTQGLDLIKGGGAAHFREKMVAAVSKRLVIVADESKAVGKLGAFTVPVEIAAYGWRSTAKRVEAAGCRAVRREREGQPIVTDNGNYVLDCDFGLIDDPGALDRQLKGLLGVLETGLFVGMADAAYVAGPEGVRVMRREAGERS, encoded by the coding sequence ATGAACTTCAAGCAGGCGGCGGGCATCCAGGCGGCCGAAGCGGTCGCGAGCGGGATGAAGGTCGGGCTCGGTACGGGATCGACCGTCTACTACACCATTCTGGAGCTGGGACGGCGGATGAAGGAAGAGGGCTTGCGCTTCACGGGCGTGCCGACCTCGGAGGCGACCGAGAAGCTCGCGCTGGAGCTCGGCATTCCGCTCGCGGAGCTGTCGGAGCTCGAGCCGCTCGACGTCACGATCGACGGTGCGGACGAGGTTACGCAAGGGCTTGACCTCATCAAGGGCGGCGGAGCGGCTCATTTTCGCGAGAAGATGGTGGCGGCCGTATCCAAGCGACTCGTCATCGTCGCCGACGAGTCCAAGGCCGTCGGCAAGCTCGGCGCGTTCACCGTGCCGGTCGAGATCGCCGCTTACGGCTGGCGCTCGACCGCGAAGCGCGTCGAAGCCGCCGGCTGCCGCGCCGTGCGCCGCGAGCGGGAAGGACAGCCGATCGTGACCGACAACGGCAATTACGTGCTCGACTGCGACTTCGGCCTGATCGACGACCCCGGCGCGCTCGACCGCCAGCTCAAAGGACTGCTCGGCGTGCTGGAAACCGGCCTGTTCGTCGGCATGGCCGACGCCGCCTACGTCGCCGGACCGGAGGGCGTGCGCGTCATGCGGCGCGAGGCCGGGGAACGGAGCTAG